The window GTTACACGTCCGTAGATTGTGTTAACGTCAGCATCGGCTCCGAGAGCACTTGATGTTGGGTTAACGTAGATGTCTGTAATTTCGTAAGTTCCACCGATTCCAAACGGCTTAAACTTACCCTGCCATGTAGCTACGTAGAGGTCAATGTCGGGTTCTTTTTCTACGGTTGGCCTGAACCAAGCGTCCTGACTTCCATCATCCTTTAACTTTCCGTAGAAGAATCCGGCAAGTCCGTAGTCTCCAGCTGCGTATCCGACTAAGATACCGTCAATGCTCCTACCACCCTGAGACCATCCAACGGCACCAACTAGCCTTTGATTACCGAGGTTAACTTCTTGGCGACCGAGCTTAACGATTACGTTGTCAATTCCAAATGGATTGGAAAGGAGCATGTAAGCTTCATGCATGTAAACGTTGCTTTTGTCGTTGTCTAGTCCAAGACCTTGTCCACCTTCACCCCATATACCTACAGCTTGAGGTGTAAATACGGCTGTTACGCCATCAGAAAGCTCAGCCTTGATGTTGAGCCTTGCCCTGTAAGTAGCACCAAGCTCAGCACCTTTACCTGTTCCTACTTCTTGAGCCCACCATTCAATCCTTTCTCTTAACTGACCGCCGATTGTTACTTTTGTGCTGCCCATATCCATGTCGGCAGCTTTAGCACTTGGAGCAGCTGGTACTATAAGTGCAGCTGCAAGACCCATTAAGGTCGCTGCTTTCAGCGCTTTTCTCATCGGGACCTCCCCATTTAAAGTTTTTTTCATCTAGAAGCCTTTTAATTGTTTGCCGTTTCAAGTTCAAAATTTAACATCCTTATCTTATAAGTGTCAAGTATTCCTTTGGGCCATAAAGACTTTCATTTGCAACATTGCAAAAGTTTAACCTCAGACTTCATTATAAATTAGGCACTTGCACATTCTATCAAATAAGGCTATATTTCTCCTGCGGAACTTCCGTGCCCACGTGGCTCAGGAGGTTAGAGCGCACCCTTGGTAAGGGTGAGGTCGGCGGTTCAACTCCGCCCGTGGGCACCATTTCCCCTTGAATTTTTCCCCTCCTATGCTAAATTTCCTCTTCAGATTTTTTCCACTTTGCCTTTAAAT of the Thermovibrio guaymasensis genome contains:
- a CDS encoding alginate export family protein — translated: MRKALKAATLMGLAAALIVPAAPSAKAADMDMGSTKVTIGGQLRERIEWWAQEVGTGKGAELGATYRARLNIKAELSDGVTAVFTPQAVGIWGEGGQGLGLDNDKSNVYMHEAYMLLSNPFGIDNVIVKLGRQEVNLGNQRLVGAVGWSQGGRSIDGILVGYAAGDYGLAGFFYGKLKDDGSQDAWFRPTVEKEPDIDLYVATWQGKFKPFGIGGTYEITDIYVNPTSSALGADADVNTIYGRVTPAFELDVAKVKVNIEGAYQSGDYGNADFGGYFFSVGAGAEFDQVAWAPSVFIGYDYYSGDDNPNDNDIDAFWSVLPTAHKWLGHADTVWANTPFYQFNGGGLVHVASQQVNGYSVAGVKDLYFKIHTKPMDKVALGLDLHYFTAAEDVIRLSDNKNLGDDIGWEADLELKYKYSKNLCLSLGYDYFDPDDAFKAIKGDDEQEHHVWAQADLKF